One Massilia sp. 9096 genomic window carries:
- the xerD gene encoding site-specific tyrosine recombinase XerD, which yields MAAAVNLPLIDAFCDTLWLEHGLSKNSLDAYRRDLRLFARWLEVKRPERTDLYAVQPQDVSAYFAERHEETKPSSANRRLSVLKRFYQLALRERRIAADPCLKMASAKQPQRFVHTLSESQVEALLNAPDVSTPLGLRERTMLELMYASGLRVSELVALKIVELSLNDGVLRITGKGSKTRLVPFGEQARLWLERYMKEARGVILDGQVDDALFVTGRGGPMTRQMFWIVIKKHAARAGITAPLSPHTLRHAFATHLLNHGADLRVVQLLLGHSDISTTQIYTHVARERLKHLHAQHHPRG from the coding sequence ATGGCAGCAGCAGTCAATCTTCCCCTGATCGACGCGTTCTGCGACACGCTCTGGCTCGAACACGGCCTGTCGAAGAATTCGCTCGACGCCTACCGGCGCGACCTGCGCCTGTTCGCGCGCTGGCTCGAGGTCAAGCGTCCCGAGCGCACCGACTTGTACGCGGTGCAGCCGCAGGACGTCTCGGCCTATTTTGCCGAGCGCCACGAGGAAACCAAGCCGAGTTCGGCCAACCGCCGCCTGTCGGTGCTCAAGCGCTTTTATCAGCTGGCACTGCGCGAGCGCCGCATCGCCGCCGACCCGTGCCTGAAGATGGCCTCGGCCAAGCAGCCGCAGCGCTTCGTGCACACCTTGAGCGAAAGCCAGGTCGAGGCCTTGTTGAACGCGCCGGACGTGTCGACGCCGCTCGGTTTGCGCGAGCGCACGATGCTCGAGCTGATGTATGCGAGCGGTTTGCGCGTATCCGAACTGGTCGCGCTCAAGATAGTCGAGCTGAGCCTGAATGATGGCGTGCTGCGCATCACCGGCAAGGGCAGCAAGACGCGCCTGGTGCCCTTCGGCGAACAGGCGCGGCTGTGGCTGGAAAGGTATATGAAGGAAGCGCGCGGCGTGATCCTCGACGGCCAGGTCGACGATGCCTTGTTCGTGACCGGCCGCGGCGGTCCGATGACGCGCCAGATGTTCTGGATCGTGATCAAGAAGCATGCGGCCAGGGCCGGCATCACGGCGCCGCTGTCGCCGCACACGCTGCGCCACGCTTTTGCGACGCACCTGTTGAACCATGGCGCCGATTTGCGCGTGGTGCAATTGCTGCTCGGGCATTCGGACATCTCGACCACGCAGATCTACACCCACGTGGCGCGCGAGCGCCTGAAGCACCTGCACGCCCAGCACCATCCGCGCGGCTAG
- a CDS encoding methylated-DNA--[protein]-cysteine S-methyltransferase — protein MNTQQGSDLFSAIVGAPFGAIGIRTEHERVRELVYLPLGYQEKAPQDALAERAAQQVARYFDDPDFRFDLPLVETGTVFQRRVWDTINAIPRGGVRTYGQIAKLLESAPRAVGQACGANWFPLVIPCHRVTASAGLGGFASSDDENGFQLGVKRWLLRHEGALALDMPWQQQSIFP, from the coding sequence ATGAACACACAACAAGGCAGCGATCTCTTCAGCGCCATCGTCGGCGCGCCGTTCGGCGCCATCGGCATCCGCACCGAGCACGAGCGGGTGCGCGAGCTGGTCTACCTGCCGCTCGGTTACCAGGAAAAAGCGCCGCAGGATGCGCTGGCCGAACGCGCCGCACAGCAGGTCGCGCGCTACTTCGACGACCCGGACTTCCGCTTCGATCTGCCGCTGGTGGAAACCGGCACGGTTTTCCAGCGCCGCGTCTGGGACACGATCAACGCCATTCCGCGCGGCGGCGTGCGCACCTACGGCCAGATCGCCAAGCTGCTCGAATCGGCCCCGCGCGCGGTCGGCCAGGCGTGCGGCGCCAACTGGTTCCCGCTGGTGATTCCGTGCCACCGCGTGACCGCCAGCGCCGGCCTGGGCGGCTTTGCCAGCAGCGACGACGAGAACGGTTTCCAGCTCGGCGTCAAACGCTGGCTGTTGCGTCACGAAGGCGCGCTGGCGCTCGACATGCCATGGCAGCAGCAGTCAATCTTCCCCTGA
- a CDS encoding TRAP transporter substrate-binding protein, which yields MRIPAMLAACLAVCLCAGAQAEPPIVIKFSHVVAPDAPKGLAAERFRVLAEQLTHGRVRVEVYPNSQLYKDKEELEALQLGAVQMLAPSLAKFGPLGVKEFEAFDLPYIFPTKAALYAVTEGRIGMGLLKKLEPKGITGLAYWDNGFKVMSANRPLHTPADFHGLRMRIQGSKVLDVQMRALGATPEVLAFSEVYQALKSGVVDGTENPPSNMLTQHMQDVQKHLTVSNHGYLGYAVIVNKKFWDGLPGDIRSELEQAMREATAFEKTIAQRDNDRALEAIRDSGKTSVHILTPQQQAEWRRALQPVQQQMAGRIGKGLIDEINRTTAEVR from the coding sequence ATGCGCATTCCAGCCATGCTCGCGGCATGCCTGGCCGTTTGCCTGTGCGCCGGCGCGCAGGCCGAGCCGCCCATCGTCATCAAATTCAGCCACGTGGTGGCGCCGGACGCCCCCAAGGGCCTGGCGGCCGAGCGCTTCCGCGTCCTGGCCGAGCAGCTGACGCATGGGCGGGTCAGGGTCGAAGTCTACCCCAACAGCCAGCTGTACAAGGACAAGGAGGAGCTCGAAGCCCTGCAGCTGGGCGCGGTGCAGATGCTGGCGCCCTCGCTGGCCAAGTTCGGCCCGCTCGGCGTGAAGGAATTCGAAGCCTTCGACCTGCCCTACATCTTCCCGACCAAGGCGGCGCTGTACGCGGTGACCGAGGGCCGCATCGGCATGGGCCTGCTCAAGAAGCTCGAGCCGAAAGGCATCACCGGCCTGGCCTACTGGGACAACGGTTTCAAGGTGATGTCGGCCAACCGGCCCCTCCATACGCCGGCGGATTTCCACGGCCTGCGCATGCGCATCCAGGGTTCCAAGGTGCTCGACGTGCAGATGCGCGCGCTCGGCGCCACGCCCGAGGTGCTGGCCTTTTCCGAGGTCTACCAGGCGCTCAAGAGCGGCGTGGTCGACGGCACCGAAAACCCGCCCTCGAACATGCTGACCCAGCACATGCAGGACGTGCAGAAGCACCTGACCGTGTCGAACCACGGCTACCTGGGCTATGCCGTCATCGTCAACAAGAAGTTCTGGGATGGCCTGCCGGGCGACATCCGCAGCGAACTCGAACAGGCGATGCGCGAAGCCACCGCCTTCGAAAAAACCATCGCCCAGCGCGATAACGACCGCGCACTCGAAGCGATCCGCGACAGCGGCAAGACCAGCGTCCACATCCTGACGCCGCAACAGCAGGCCGAATGGCGGCGTGCGCTGCAGCCGGTGCAGCAGCAGATGGCCGGGCGGATCGGCAAGGGCCTGATCGACGAGATCAACCGCACCACGGCCGAGGTGCGCTGA
- a CDS encoding nitrogen regulation protein NR(II), producing MKTSFTIPRPVRAGPWRWLVPVLLVLLFLLVLVWLPWQARQMESNERQEQLIADTLWVEQTLRFELARSEEALAALGADLVADGPGAAVLQARLGQMFKNGHELQRLVWMDTQGRVKAHRGLDLPSGPTESSRNAEAMSRTTHAGRYSDPYGVTPLAHGLIDFYLPLYHDGAYVGSLVATYNLQNLLDENVPWWFAQENALTLLDRDDGVVAQRAAGGPGRGVYTHKRALDLPGASIVLATDSVKGAPKLLPNLLVGSVIVLALGLVTSLLALWRHIARTLAAENALRQQMAFRTAMENSLLTGLRARDLEGRVTYVNPAFCRMVGLSSAELLGRKPPMPYWAPEAMAEYESRFKKVLAGQATPQFETVFQRSDGVRVPVLVFEAPLVDAHGRHTGWMSSVLDITDRKRAEELSRQQQEKLETSARLATMGEISSMLAHELNQPLAAISSYTAGALNVLERVSTGDAGAAPSPLPDLGMLRRALEQANTQARRAGQIIRSVHEFVKKREPRRETVAVQHVVDGIRALIDLQARQSYVSLVLDIAPDLPPVLADRVLLEQVLLNLTRNAIEAMQAVEPARRVLRIAAAQEGSRVAVSVIDNGHGIAPEVAERLFSPFFSTKAEGMGMGLSICRTAIEFHGGLLTHADNPGGGTIFTFSLQLA from the coding sequence ATGAAGACTTCATTCACGATCCCGCGCCCGGTCCGCGCCGGTCCCTGGCGCTGGCTGGTGCCGGTGCTGCTGGTGCTGCTGTTCCTGCTGGTGCTGGTCTGGCTGCCATGGCAGGCGCGCCAGATGGAAAGCAACGAGCGCCAGGAACAGCTGATCGCCGACACCCTGTGGGTCGAGCAGACCCTGCGCTTCGAACTGGCGCGCAGCGAGGAAGCACTGGCCGCGCTCGGCGCCGACCTGGTCGCCGACGGCCCCGGCGCCGCCGTGCTGCAGGCGCGCCTGGGGCAGATGTTCAAGAACGGCCACGAGCTGCAGCGCCTGGTGTGGATGGACACGCAGGGGCGCGTGAAGGCGCACCGCGGGCTCGACCTGCCGAGCGGCCCGACCGAATCCTCGCGCAACGCCGAGGCGATGTCGCGCACCACCCATGCCGGCCGCTACAGCGACCCGTACGGCGTGACGCCGCTGGCGCACGGCCTGATCGACTTCTACCTGCCGCTGTACCACGACGGCGCCTACGTCGGCAGCCTGGTCGCGACCTACAACCTGCAGAACCTGCTCGACGAGAACGTGCCCTGGTGGTTCGCTCAGGAGAACGCCTTGACGCTGCTCGACCGCGACGACGGCGTCGTGGCCCAGCGCGCCGCCGGCGGCCCCGGGCGCGGGGTCTACACGCACAAGCGCGCGCTCGACCTGCCGGGCGCCTCGATCGTGCTGGCCACCGACAGCGTCAAGGGCGCGCCCAAGCTGCTGCCCAACCTGCTGGTCGGTTCGGTGATCGTGCTGGCGCTGGGCCTGGTGACCTCGCTGCTGGCGCTGTGGCGCCACATCGCGCGCACCTTGGCGGCCGAGAATGCGCTGCGCCAGCAGATGGCGTTCCGCACGGCGATGGAAAACTCGCTGCTCACGGGCCTGCGCGCGCGCGACCTCGAGGGCCGCGTCACCTACGTCAACCCGGCCTTCTGCCGCATGGTGGGCCTGTCGAGCGCCGAACTGCTGGGCAGGAAGCCGCCGATGCCCTACTGGGCGCCCGAGGCGATGGCGGAATACGAAAGCCGTTTCAAGAAGGTGCTGGCCGGCCAGGCCACGCCGCAATTCGAGACCGTGTTCCAGCGCTCGGACGGCGTGCGCGTGCCGGTGCTGGTGTTCGAGGCGCCGCTGGTCGACGCCCACGGCCGCCACACCGGCTGGATGAGCTCCGTGCTCGACATCACCGACCGCAAACGCGCCGAAGAGCTCAGCCGCCAGCAGCAGGAAAAGCTGGAAACCAGCGCGCGCCTGGCGACCATGGGCGAGATCTCGTCGATGCTGGCGCACGAACTGAACCAGCCGCTGGCGGCGATCTCGAGCTATACCGCGGGCGCCCTGAACGTGCTGGAACGGGTCAGCACGGGCGACGCCGGGGCGGCCCCATCGCCCCTGCCCGACCTGGGCATGCTCAGGCGCGCACTGGAGCAGGCCAACACCCAGGCGCGCCGGGCCGGCCAGATCATCCGCAGCGTGCACGAGTTCGTGAAAAAGCGCGAGCCGCGCCGCGAGACCGTCGCCGTGCAGCACGTGGTGGACGGCATCCGCGCGCTGATCGACCTGCAGGCGCGCCAGAGCTACGTCAGCCTGGTGCTGGACATCGCGCCCGACCTGCCGCCGGTGCTGGCCGACCGCGTGCTGCTCGAGCAGGTGCTGCTGAACCTGACGCGCAATGCGATCGAGGCGATGCAGGCGGTCGAGCCGGCGCGGCGCGTGCTGCGCATCGCCGCGGCGCAGGAAGGCAGCCGGGTCGCGGTGTCGGTGATCGACAATGGCCACGGTATCGCGCCCGAGGTGGCCGAGCGCCTGTTCTCGCCGTTCTTCTCGACCAAGGCCGAGGGCATGGGCATGGGCCTGTCGATCTGCCGCACCGCGATCGAGTTCCACGGCGGCCTGCTGACCCACGCCGACAATCCCGGCGGCGGAACCATTTTCACGTTCAGCCTGCAGCTGGCCTAA
- a CDS encoding response regulator transcription factor, with amino-acid sequence MLHIVDDEDVIRDALEWLAHSRGMAARGYAGGQAFLDALGAHAAAAESADGQGAQGDCVLLDVRMPSMNGIAVFDQLVARGLLARLPVIFLTGHGDVPMAVDSLKRGAFDFFEKPFNDNQLMDRVEEALAASRQAAAAGAVRARLATLSAREREVLDLILAGNMNKVVADKLGISMRTVEVHRAHIFDKMQVKTAVELAGLLK; translated from the coding sequence ATGCTGCACATCGTCGACGACGAAGACGTGATCCGCGACGCCCTCGAATGGCTGGCCCATTCGCGCGGCATGGCGGCGCGCGGCTATGCCGGCGGCCAGGCCTTCCTCGACGCGCTCGGCGCACATGCCGCAGCGGCCGAGTCGGCCGATGGGCAAGGCGCTCAGGGTGATTGCGTGCTGCTCGACGTGCGCATGCCCAGCATGAACGGCATCGCCGTGTTCGACCAGCTGGTGGCGCGCGGCCTGCTGGCGCGCCTGCCGGTGATCTTCCTGACCGGCCACGGCGACGTGCCGATGGCGGTCGATTCGCTCAAGCGCGGCGCCTTCGACTTCTTCGAAAAACCCTTCAACGACAACCAGCTGATGGACCGCGTCGAGGAAGCGCTGGCCGCCTCGCGCCAGGCCGCGGCCGCAGGCGCGGTGCGCGCGCGCCTGGCCACGCTGTCCGCGCGCGAGCGCGAAGTGCTCGACCTGATCCTGGCCGGGAACATGAACAAGGTCGTCGCCGACAAGCTCGGCATCAGCATGCGCACCGTCGAAGTCCACCGCGCCCACATCTTCGACAAGATGCAGGTCAAGACCGCCGTCGAACTGGCGGGCCTGCTCAAATAA
- a CDS encoding DUF3052 family protein codes for MSEKTIADKMFLRTAKSMLILNGNVHPGMVAQMPAQLLKTDQEKVDVVLLFAMNRKELEQYFPVAKERLGEKGSLWVAYLKQTASKATDINRDSINAYAKEQGITGVAMISIDGDWSALRMKRIEV; via the coding sequence ATGAGCGAAAAGACGATTGCAGACAAGATGTTCCTCAGGACCGCAAAGTCGATGCTGATCCTGAACGGGAACGTCCACCCCGGCATGGTGGCCCAGATGCCGGCCCAGCTGCTCAAGACGGACCAGGAAAAAGTCGACGTGGTGCTGCTGTTCGCGATGAACCGCAAGGAACTCGAACAGTACTTCCCGGTCGCCAAGGAACGCCTGGGCGAGAAAGGTTCGCTGTGGGTGGCTTACCTGAAGCAGACGGCCTCCAAGGCCACCGACATCAACCGCGATTCGATCAACGCCTACGCCAAGGAACAGGGCATCACCGGCGTCGCCATGATCTCGATCGACGGCGACTGGTCGGCGCTGCGCATGAAGCGCATCGAGGTCTGA
- the queG gene encoding tRNA epoxyqueuosine(34) reductase QueG has product MSVLPSPTPDLDQLAQSIKTWGAELGFADVRIADVDLAHLEAGLQAWLDAGHHGEMDYMASHGMKRARPAELVPGTVRAISARMDYLPMGADGADADWRARERLRQQDPDAAVVSLYARGRDYHKVLRNRLQALAEKVRAAIGDYGYRVFTDSAPVMELPLAEKAGLGWRGKHTLLLSRDAGSTFFIGEILVDLPLPVDPPTGAHCGQCSACISACPTGAILAPGRLDARRCISYLTIELKGSIPEEFRPLIGNRIYGCDDCQLACPWNKFAQRSALADFDERNGLGAAGLVELFGWEEEEFNRRFEGSPIRRIGHERWLRNLAVGLGNAVAKAADPVIVAALRARARHSSSMVREHVAWALARHGVTET; this is encoded by the coding sequence ATGTCCGTTTTGCCGTCCCCCACGCCCGATCTCGACCAGCTCGCCCAGTCCATCAAGACCTGGGGCGCGGAGCTCGGTTTTGCCGACGTGCGCATCGCCGACGTCGACCTGGCGCACCTCGAGGCCGGACTGCAGGCCTGGCTGGACGCCGGCCACCATGGCGAGATGGATTATATGGCAAGCCACGGCATGAAGCGCGCCCGGCCGGCCGAACTGGTGCCGGGCACGGTGCGCGCGATCAGCGCCCGCATGGACTACCTGCCGATGGGTGCGGACGGCGCCGACGCCGACTGGCGCGCACGCGAACGCCTGCGCCAGCAGGACCCGGACGCCGCCGTGGTCTCGCTGTACGCGCGCGGCCGCGACTACCACAAGGTGCTGAGGAATCGCCTGCAGGCGCTGGCGGAAAAGGTCAGGGCGGCGATCGGCGACTACGGCTACCGCGTGTTCACCGACTCGGCGCCGGTGATGGAACTGCCGCTGGCCGAAAAGGCCGGCCTGGGCTGGCGCGGCAAGCATACGCTGCTGCTGTCGCGCGACGCCGGCTCGACCTTCTTCATCGGCGAGATCCTGGTCGATTTGCCGCTGCCGGTCGATCCGCCCACCGGCGCCCACTGCGGCCAGTGCTCGGCCTGCATCTCGGCCTGTCCGACCGGCGCCATCCTGGCGCCGGGCCGGCTCGATGCGCGCCGCTGCATCTCCTACCTGACGATCGAGCTCAAGGGCAGCATCCCGGAAGAGTTCCGGCCGCTGATCGGCAACCGCATCTACGGCTGCGACGATTGCCAGCTGGCCTGCCCGTGGAACAAGTTTGCGCAGCGCTCGGCGTTGGCGGATTTCGACGAGCGCAACGGACTGGGCGCGGCCGGGCTGGTCGAATTGTTCGGGTGGGAGGAGGAGGAATTCAACCGCCGCTTCGAGGGCAGCCCGATCCGTCGTATCGGGCATGAGCGCTGGCTGCGCAACTTGGCGGTGGGGCTCGGTAATGCGGTGGCCAAAGCCGCCGACCCGGTCATCGTGGCCGCGCTGCGCGCGCGCGCGCGGCATTCGTCGAGCATGGTGCGCGAGCACGTGGCCTGGGCGCTGGCGCGCCATGGCGTGACCGAAACTTGA
- the tsaE gene encoding tRNA (adenosine(37)-N6)-threonylcarbamoyltransferase complex ATPase subunit type 1 TsaE — MQQITAYLPDESATQALGAALARALQPGLVIHLHGDLGAGKTALTRALLHAAGHKGAVKSPTYTLSEPYRIALDGKPVNLIHYDLYRMSSPEEFLDAGFREDFDGNNICIVEWPEKGDPVLPPPDLNVLLQVSGVGREVELQALSPLGLLCLERLHYPPTP, encoded by the coding sequence ATGCAGCAGATCACAGCCTACCTCCCCGACGAATCCGCCACCCAGGCGCTGGGCGCAGCCCTCGCGCGCGCGCTGCAGCCCGGCCTCGTCATCCACCTGCACGGCGACCTCGGCGCCGGCAAGACCGCGCTCACGCGCGCGCTGCTGCACGCGGCCGGCCACAAGGGCGCGGTCAAGAGCCCGACCTACACGCTGTCCGAACCCTACCGCATCGCGCTGGACGGGAAACCGGTCAACCTGATCCATTACGACCTGTACCGCATGTCCAGTCCCGAGGAATTCCTGGACGCGGGCTTTCGCGAAGATTTCGACGGTAACAACATCTGCATCGTCGAATGGCCGGAAAAAGGCGACCCGGTGTTGCCGCCGCCCGACTTAAACGTGTTGCTGCAAGTAAGCGGAGTCGGGCGTGAGGTAGAATTGCAGGCGTTGTCCCCATTGGGCCTGCTATGCCTAGAACGCCTGCATTACCCCCCGACTCCCTGA
- a CDS encoding N-acetylmuramoyl-L-alanine amidase — translation MPRTPALPPDSLIPVSPKRRTVLKNGATLLLSVIAPALPLTASAAQIMAVRVWPADEYTRVTLENDGDLKATHFMVPDPPRLVVDIDGLALNETLKSLVAKVESNDPYIKQVRVGQNRPNVVRLVFDLKEEVKPQVFTLAPVAGYRHRLIFDLYPVKAVDPLASMIAQQNWSGAAPGTPSAQTAPPAPATPVSPISGAQPGTPMGGAKDQDPIAGLQADAAHASEAPARPAAPRPSAPQPAAPGPKLAEQESRARPAPGKDGMKVARMVTIALDPGHGGEDPGATGATGIHEKEIVLAIAKRLKGKLEELPNTRVMLTRDNDFFVPLGQRVDKARKVQADLFVSIHADAFVEPTARGSSVFVLSEKGATSSAARWLATDQNKADMIGGVNLATHDRELAGVLFDMSTTAQINDSMKLAKAVLTEIGGINRLHRGAVEQAGFAVLKAPDIPSILVETAFISNPEEEARLKDEAYQNQLADAITKGIRRYFAYNPPLAKSRMT, via the coding sequence ATGCCTAGAACGCCTGCATTACCCCCCGACTCCCTGATTCCCGTTTCGCCGAAGCGCCGTACGGTGCTCAAGAACGGCGCCACCCTGCTGCTGTCCGTGATCGCGCCCGCCCTGCCCTTGACGGCGTCGGCGGCCCAGATCATGGCCGTGCGCGTCTGGCCGGCCGACGAGTACACCCGCGTCACGCTGGAAAACGACGGCGACCTGAAAGCCACGCACTTCATGGTGCCCGATCCGCCGCGCCTGGTGGTCGACATCGACGGCCTGGCGCTCAACGAGACCTTGAAAAGCCTGGTGGCCAAGGTCGAATCGAACGACCCGTACATCAAGCAGGTCCGGGTCGGCCAGAACCGGCCGAACGTGGTGCGCCTGGTGTTCGACCTGAAGGAAGAGGTCAAGCCGCAGGTGTTCACGCTGGCGCCGGTGGCCGGCTACCGGCATCGGCTGATCTTCGACCTGTACCCGGTCAAGGCGGTCGATCCGCTGGCCAGCATGATCGCGCAGCAGAACTGGAGCGGCGCGGCGCCGGGCACGCCGAGCGCGCAGACCGCGCCGCCGGCGCCGGCGACGCCGGTGTCCCCGATTTCGGGCGCCCAGCCGGGCACGCCGATGGGCGGCGCGAAGGACCAGGATCCGATCGCCGGCCTGCAGGCGGACGCCGCGCACGCCTCCGAGGCACCGGCACGGCCCGCCGCACCTCGGCCGTCCGCACCGCAGCCCGCGGCGCCAGGCCCCAAACTGGCGGAGCAGGAAAGCCGCGCCAGGCCGGCGCCGGGCAAGGATGGCATGAAGGTCGCGCGCATGGTCACCATCGCGCTCGACCCCGGCCACGGCGGCGAAGACCCGGGCGCGACCGGCGCCACCGGCATCCACGAAAAGGAGATCGTGCTGGCCATCGCCAAGCGCCTCAAGGGCAAGCTCGAGGAGCTGCCCAACACGCGCGTGATGCTGACCCGCGATAACGATTTCTTCGTGCCGCTCGGCCAGCGCGTCGACAAGGCGCGCAAGGTGCAGGCCGACCTGTTCGTCTCGATCCACGCCGATGCCTTCGTCGAGCCGACCGCGCGCGGCTCCTCGGTGTTCGTGCTGTCCGAAAAGGGCGCGACCTCGAGCGCGGCGCGCTGGCTGGCGACCGACCAGAACAAGGCCGACATGATCGGCGGGGTCAACCTCGCCACCCACGACCGCGAACTGGCCGGTGTGCTGTTCGACATGTCGACCACGGCCCAGATCAACGACAGCATGAAGCTGGCCAAGGCGGTGCTGACCGAGATCGGCGGCATCAACCGCCTGCACCGCGGCGCGGTCGAGCAGGCCGGCTTCGCGGTGCTCAAGGCGCCCGACATCCCGTCGATCCTGGTCGAAACCGCGTTCATCTCGAACCCCGAGGAAGAAGCCAGGCTGAAGGACGAGGCCTACCAGAACCAGCTCGCCGATGCGATCACGAAGGGCATCCGGCGCTACTTCGCGTACAATCCGCCGCTGGCGAAGAGCCGCATGACTTGA
- a CDS encoding aldose epimerase has product MSASTTPASALFGQLPALHLRAPDGAEATITLYGAHLVSWRPATATGAPGQERMFVSALSALDGKRAIRGGVPVIFPQFAERGAGMRHGFARVSTWRVVGQGEQDGAAWGLLALSQTDLAPEFAAAWPAPFELQLRVALHAAELSMTLTVRNTGAAPFPFAAALHTYHLVEDVESVRIDGVQGETLAITDKLDQIFEHIPGDIVFDTGADKLALHQSGFTDAVVWNPGAADAAALSDMEDEEYRRFVCIEPALLQPATLEPGGSWVGEYRVTVGA; this is encoded by the coding sequence GTGAGCGCATCGACTACCCCCGCATCTGCCTTGTTCGGGCAGCTTCCCGCCCTGCACCTGCGCGCCCCCGACGGCGCCGAAGCCACCATCACGCTGTACGGCGCGCATCTCGTGTCATGGAGGCCGGCCACGGCCACCGGCGCGCCGGGCCAGGAACGCATGTTCGTCAGCGCCCTGTCGGCACTGGACGGCAAGCGCGCGATCCGCGGCGGCGTGCCGGTGATCTTCCCGCAATTCGCCGAGCGCGGCGCCGGCATGCGCCATGGCTTCGCGCGCGTGTCGACCTGGCGCGTCGTCGGCCAGGGCGAACAGGATGGCGCGGCCTGGGGCCTGCTGGCCCTGAGCCAGACCGACCTGGCGCCGGAATTCGCGGCCGCCTGGCCGGCGCCGTTCGAGCTGCAGCTGCGGGTCGCGCTGCATGCGGCCGAGCTGTCGATGACGCTCACCGTGCGCAACACCGGCGCCGCGCCCTTCCCCTTCGCCGCCGCGCTGCATACCTACCACCTGGTCGAGGACGTGGAATCGGTGCGCATCGACGGCGTGCAGGGCGAGACGCTGGCGATCACGGACAAGCTCGACCAGATCTTCGAGCACATCCCCGGCGACATCGTGTTCGACACCGGCGCCGACAAGCTGGCGCTGCACCAGAGCGGCTTCACGGATGCGGTCGTGTGGAACCCGGGCGCGGCCGATGCGGCGGCGCTGTCGGACATGGAGGACGAGGAATACCGGCGCTTCGTGTGCATCGAGCCGGCCTTGCTGCAGCCGGCCACGCTGGAGCCGGGCGGGAGCTGGGTGGGAGAGTATCGGGTGACCGTGGGCGCGTGA
- a CDS encoding carbonic anhydrase produces MRNLIALMACSCVVMTASANDPDPAAAKLAASISKPASAMMPSAAKKAELAQKVAMADKAADAKKDEAEPKKGAKAEAVSPEKEDDAQVELSAKIAQRLAELRERQQARASAAVRAKKTADARRVAEEKAAAAAAILAAAPKHGTVWSYEGELGPANWSKINVDWAKCGVGNRQSPIDIRDGIKVNLEHISFDYHPSSFSEINNGHTVDVTVGGGNFITVGNETYELQGFHFHRPSEEKINGKGTEMVMHLVHKSAEGKIAIIAVLLERGEPHPLMQTIWDNLPLEKLQTVAPSIVIDPSDALPDRREYFTYMGSLSEPPCTEGVLWMVFKQPRQASPAQMALFSRLYPLNARPVQSSGGRMIKESN; encoded by the coding sequence ATGCGTAACCTGATCGCCCTCATGGCTTGCAGCTGCGTCGTCATGACCGCAAGCGCGAACGATCCCGATCCCGCGGCAGCCAAGCTCGCGGCCTCGATCTCGAAACCGGCCTCGGCGATGATGCCGAGCGCCGCCAAGAAAGCCGAACTCGCGCAGAAAGTCGCCATGGCCGACAAGGCCGCCGACGCCAAGAAGGACGAGGCCGAGCCGAAAAAGGGCGCCAAGGCCGAGGCCGTGTCGCCCGAGAAGGAAGACGACGCCCAAGTCGAACTCTCCGCCAAGATCGCCCAGCGCCTGGCCGAGCTGCGCGAACGCCAGCAGGCGCGCGCCAGCGCGGCCGTGCGCGCGAAAAAGACCGCCGACGCCAGGCGCGTCGCCGAGGAAAAGGCCGCCGCGGCGGCCGCGATCCTGGCCGCCGCGCCCAAGCACGGCACGGTCTGGTCGTACGAAGGCGAGCTCGGTCCGGCCAACTGGTCGAAGATCAACGTCGACTGGGCCAAGTGCGGCGTCGGCAACCGCCAGTCGCCGATCGACATCCGCGACGGCATCAAGGTCAACCTCGAGCACATCAGCTTCGACTATCACCCGTCCTCGTTCAGCGAGATCAACAATGGCCATACGGTCGACGTGACGGTCGGCGGCGGCAATTTCATCACGGTCGGCAACGAGACCTACGAGCTGCAAGGCTTTCACTTCCACCGCCCGTCCGAGGAAAAGATCAATGGCAAGGGCACGGAAATGGTGATGCACCTGGTGCACAAGAGCGCGGAAGGCAAGATCGCGATCATCGCGGTGCTGCTCGAGCGCGGCGAGCCGCATCCGCTGATGCAGACCATCTGGGACAACCTGCCGCTGGAAAAGCTGCAGACGGTGGCGCCGTCGATCGTGATCGACCCCAGCGACGCGCTGCCGGACCGGCGCGAGTACTTCACCTACATGGGGTCGCTGAGCGAGCCGCCCTGCACCGAGGGCGTGCTGTGGATGGTGTTCAAGCAGCCGCGCCAGGCGTCGCCGGCGCAGATGGCCTTGTTTTCGCGGCTGTATCCGCTCAATGCACGGCCGGTGCAGTCGAGCGGCGGCAGGATGATCAAGGAATCGAACTAA